One genomic window of Mustela erminea isolate mMusErm1 chromosome 13, mMusErm1.Pri, whole genome shotgun sequence includes the following:
- the ZNRF3 gene encoding E3 ubiquitin-protein ligase ZNRF3 isoform X2 has translation MHPLGLCNNNDEEDLYEYGWVGVVKLEQPELDPKPCLTVLGKAKRAVQRGATAVIFDVSENPEAIDQLNQGSEDPLKRPVVYVKGADAIKLMNIVNKQKVARARIQHRPPRQPTEYFDMGIFLAFFVVVSLVCLILLVKIKLKQRRSQNSMNRLAVQALEKMETRKFNSKSKGRREGSCGALDTLSSSSTSDCAICLEKYIDGEELRVIPCTHRFHRKCVDPWLLQHHTCPHCRHNIIEQKGNPTAVCVETSSLARGRQQRVILPVHYPGRVHRTNGIPAYPTRTSMDSHGNPVTLLTMDRHGEQSLYSPQTPTYIRGYPPLHLDPSLAPHRCGLEHRAYSPAHPFRRPKFSGRGFSKAACFSQYETMYQHYYFRGLSYPEQEGQAPAGLAPRGPARAFAASSGSSLLFPTMVHMAPPSHLESGSTSSFSCYHGHRSVCSGYLADGPGSDSSSSSSSSSSSSGQCHCSSSDSVVDCTEVSNQGVYGSCSTFRSSLSSDYDPFIYRSRSPCRASEVGAVGGSARGPVLGLEGSPPPEDLSVAHSQGAGRAEPWPGPSSPSGDQLSTCSLEMNYSSNSSLEPRGPASSTSEVGLEASPGAAPDLRRTWKGAREGLSCACCCEPQPSALEPSGGVAGGSTLFLGPPLCEACGPTGREVQLGSSQGLYSLHPDHLPRTDGVKYEGLPCCFYEEKQVARGSGGGRTCCVEDCSVSVQYTLAQEPPPGCPPGAWDLSQRIPIIPEDVDSNLGLPSDCQGTHGLGPWGGTLGPDALRPHYILGATQEDEPILCHQARAPLSPSCPPECAEAPGATFPGAPQDTQESSATAPEAAGQRSRPADSGTGA, from the exons GCCAAGCGGGCAGTGCAGCGAGGAGCCACTGCGGTCATCTTTGATGTGTCAGAAAACCCAGAAGCTATCGATCAG cTAAACCAGGGCTCAGAAGACCCGCTCAAGAGGCCAGTGGTGTACGTGAAGGGTGCAGATGCCATCAAGTTGATGAACATTGTCAACAAGCAGAAAGTAGCTCGAGCAAGGATTCAGCACCGCCCCCCTCGA CAACCCACAGAGTACTTCGACATGGGGATTTTCCTGGCGTTCTTCGTCGTGGTCTCCTTGGTCTGCCTCATCCTTCTCGTCAAAATCAAGCTGAAACAGCGGCGCAGTCAG AATTCCATGAACAGGCTGGCTGTGCAGGCTCTGGAGAAGATGGAAACCAGGAAGTTCAACTCTAAGAGCAAGGGGCGCCGGGAGGGGAGCTGTGGGGCGCTGGACACACTCAGCAGCAGCTCGACATCCGACTGCGCCATCTGCCTGGAGAAGTATATCGACGGGGAG gagCTGCGGGTTATCCCCTGTACTCACCGCTTTCACAGGAAGTGCGTGGACCCGTGGCTGCTGCAGCACCACACCTGCCCCCACTGTCGGCACAACATCATAG AGCAAAAGGGCAACCCGACCGCCGTGTGCGTGGAGACCAGCAGCCTCGCACGCGGCCGGCAGCAGAGGGTGATCCTGCCGGTGCACTACCCCGGCCGCGTGCACAGGACCAACGGCATCCCGGCCTACCCCACCCGCACGAGCATGGACTCCCACGGGAACCCCGTCACGCTGCTGACCATGGACCGGCACGGGGAGCAGAGCCTCTACTCCCCACAAACCCCCACCTACATCCGTGGCTACCCACCCCTCCACCTggaccccagcctggcccctcacCGCTGTGGCCTGGAGCACCGGGCCTactccccagcccaccccttcCGCAGGCCCAAGTTCAGCGGCCGCGGCTTCTCCAAGGCAGCTTGCTTTTCTCAGTATGAGACCATGTACCAGCACTACTACTTCCGGGGCCTCAGCTACCCGGAGCAGGAGGGCCAGGCGCCGGCTGGCCTCGCACCCCGGGGCCCGGCCCGTGCCTTTGCGGCTAGCAGCGGCAGCAGCCTGCTCTTCCCCACCATGGTGCACATGGCCCCGCCATCGCACCTGGAGAGCGGCAGCACGTCCAGCTTCAGCTGCTACCACGGCCACCGCTCGGTGTGCAGCGGCTACCTGGCCGACGGCCCAGGCAgcgacagcagcagcagcagcagtagcagcagcagcagctccggCCAGTGTCACTGCTCCTCCAGCGACTCGGTGGTGGACTGCACTGAGGTCAGCAACCAGGGTGTGTACGGGAGCTGCTCCACCTTCCGCAGCTCCCTCAGCAGCGACTACGACCCCTTTATCTACCGCAGCCGGAGCCCCTGCCGTGCCAGCGAGGTGGGGGCCGTGGGCGGCTCGGCCCGGGGGCCGGTGCTGGGCCTCGAGGGCTCCCCGCCACCTGAGGACCTCTCGGTGGCCCACAGTCAAGGTGCTGGGCGAGCAGAGCCTTGGCCCGGCCCTTCCTCACCCTCGGGGGACCAGCTGTCCACCTGCAGCCTGGAGATGAACTACAGCAGCAACTCCTCCCTGGAGCCCAGGGGGCCCGCTAGCTCTACCTCAGAAGTGGGGCTCGAGGCTTCTCCTGGGGCGGCCCCAGACCTCAGGAGGACCTGGAAGGGGGCCCGCGAGGGGCTGTCGTGTGCCTGCTGCTGTGAGCCCCAGCCCTCCGCCCTGGAGCCCAGCGGCGGAGTGGCCGGGGGCAGCACATTGTTCCTGGGCCCCCCGCTCTGTGAGGCCTGTGGCCCCACGGGCAGAGAGGTGCAGCTGGGAAGCTCCCAGGGCCTGTACAGCCTTCACCCGGACCATTTGCCCAGGACAGATGGGGTGAAATACGAGGGCCTTCCCTGCTGCTTCTATGAAGAGAAGCAGGTGGCCCGTGGCAGCGGCGGGGGCCGCACCTGCTGCGTGGAGGACTGCTCGGTCAGTGTGCAGTACACGCTCGCCCAGGAGCCCCCGCCCGGCTgccccccaggagcctgggacctgAGCCAGCGCATCCCCATCATTCCGGAGGATGTGGACTCTAACTTAGGCCTGCCCTCGGACTGCCAAGGGACCCATGGCCTCGGCCCCTGGGGTGGGACACTGGGCCCGGATGCCCTGCGACCCCACTACATCTTAGGAGCCACCCAGGAAGACGAGCCGATTCTGTGCCACCAGGCCAGGGCTCCGCTCTCGCCCAGCTGCCCTCCGGAGTGTGCAGAGGCCCCCGGGGCCACCTTCCCTGGTGCCCCCCAGGACACTCAGGAGTCCAGCGCCACCGCCCCTGAGGCTGCAG
- the ZNRF3 gene encoding E3 ubiquitin-protein ligase ZNRF3 isoform X3, which yields MTAFCSTFLLLGFLLVDLPTCPCWTKAAKAKRAVQRGATAVIFDVSENPEAIDQLNQGSEDPLKRPVVYVKGADAIKLMNIVNKQKVARARIQHRPPRQPTEYFDMGIFLAFFVVVSLVCLILLVKIKLKQRRSQNSMNRLAVQALEKMETRKFNSKSKGRREGSCGALDTLSSSSTSDCAICLEKYIDGEELRVIPCTHRFHRKCVDPWLLQHHTCPHCRHNIIEQKGNPTAVCVETSSLARGRQQRVILPVHYPGRVHRTNGIPAYPTRTSMDSHGNPVTLLTMDRHGEQSLYSPQTPTYIRGYPPLHLDPSLAPHRCGLEHRAYSPAHPFRRPKFSGRGFSKAACFSQYETMYQHYYFRGLSYPEQEGQAPAGLAPRGPARAFAASSGSSLLFPTMVHMAPPSHLESGSTSSFSCYHGHRSVCSGYLADGPGSDSSSSSSSSSSSSGQCHCSSSDSVVDCTEVSNQGVYGSCSTFRSSLSSDYDPFIYRSRSPCRASEVGAVGGSARGPVLGLEGSPPPEDLSVAHSQGAGRAEPWPGPSSPSGDQLSTCSLEMNYSSNSSLEPRGPASSTSEVGLEASPGAAPDLRRTWKGAREGLSCACCCEPQPSALEPSGGVAGGSTLFLGPPLCEACGPTGREVQLGSSQGLYSLHPDHLPRTDGVKYEGLPCCFYEEKQVARGSGGGRTCCVEDCSVSVQYTLAQEPPPGCPPGAWDLSQRIPIIPEDVDSNLGLPSDCQGTHGLGPWGGTLGPDALRPHYILGATQEDEPILCHQARAPLSPSCPPECAEAPGATFPGAPQDTQESSATAPEAAGQRSRPADSGTGA from the exons ATGACAGCCTTTTGTTCCACATTTTTACTGCTGGGCTTCCTGCTGGTTGACCTGCCCACCTGCCCTTGCTGGACTAAGGCAGCAAAG GCCAAGCGGGCAGTGCAGCGAGGAGCCACTGCGGTCATCTTTGATGTGTCAGAAAACCCAGAAGCTATCGATCAG cTAAACCAGGGCTCAGAAGACCCGCTCAAGAGGCCAGTGGTGTACGTGAAGGGTGCAGATGCCATCAAGTTGATGAACATTGTCAACAAGCAGAAAGTAGCTCGAGCAAGGATTCAGCACCGCCCCCCTCGA CAACCCACAGAGTACTTCGACATGGGGATTTTCCTGGCGTTCTTCGTCGTGGTCTCCTTGGTCTGCCTCATCCTTCTCGTCAAAATCAAGCTGAAACAGCGGCGCAGTCAG AATTCCATGAACAGGCTGGCTGTGCAGGCTCTGGAGAAGATGGAAACCAGGAAGTTCAACTCTAAGAGCAAGGGGCGCCGGGAGGGGAGCTGTGGGGCGCTGGACACACTCAGCAGCAGCTCGACATCCGACTGCGCCATCTGCCTGGAGAAGTATATCGACGGGGAG gagCTGCGGGTTATCCCCTGTACTCACCGCTTTCACAGGAAGTGCGTGGACCCGTGGCTGCTGCAGCACCACACCTGCCCCCACTGTCGGCACAACATCATAG AGCAAAAGGGCAACCCGACCGCCGTGTGCGTGGAGACCAGCAGCCTCGCACGCGGCCGGCAGCAGAGGGTGATCCTGCCGGTGCACTACCCCGGCCGCGTGCACAGGACCAACGGCATCCCGGCCTACCCCACCCGCACGAGCATGGACTCCCACGGGAACCCCGTCACGCTGCTGACCATGGACCGGCACGGGGAGCAGAGCCTCTACTCCCCACAAACCCCCACCTACATCCGTGGCTACCCACCCCTCCACCTggaccccagcctggcccctcacCGCTGTGGCCTGGAGCACCGGGCCTactccccagcccaccccttcCGCAGGCCCAAGTTCAGCGGCCGCGGCTTCTCCAAGGCAGCTTGCTTTTCTCAGTATGAGACCATGTACCAGCACTACTACTTCCGGGGCCTCAGCTACCCGGAGCAGGAGGGCCAGGCGCCGGCTGGCCTCGCACCCCGGGGCCCGGCCCGTGCCTTTGCGGCTAGCAGCGGCAGCAGCCTGCTCTTCCCCACCATGGTGCACATGGCCCCGCCATCGCACCTGGAGAGCGGCAGCACGTCCAGCTTCAGCTGCTACCACGGCCACCGCTCGGTGTGCAGCGGCTACCTGGCCGACGGCCCAGGCAgcgacagcagcagcagcagcagtagcagcagcagcagctccggCCAGTGTCACTGCTCCTCCAGCGACTCGGTGGTGGACTGCACTGAGGTCAGCAACCAGGGTGTGTACGGGAGCTGCTCCACCTTCCGCAGCTCCCTCAGCAGCGACTACGACCCCTTTATCTACCGCAGCCGGAGCCCCTGCCGTGCCAGCGAGGTGGGGGCCGTGGGCGGCTCGGCCCGGGGGCCGGTGCTGGGCCTCGAGGGCTCCCCGCCACCTGAGGACCTCTCGGTGGCCCACAGTCAAGGTGCTGGGCGAGCAGAGCCTTGGCCCGGCCCTTCCTCACCCTCGGGGGACCAGCTGTCCACCTGCAGCCTGGAGATGAACTACAGCAGCAACTCCTCCCTGGAGCCCAGGGGGCCCGCTAGCTCTACCTCAGAAGTGGGGCTCGAGGCTTCTCCTGGGGCGGCCCCAGACCTCAGGAGGACCTGGAAGGGGGCCCGCGAGGGGCTGTCGTGTGCCTGCTGCTGTGAGCCCCAGCCCTCCGCCCTGGAGCCCAGCGGCGGAGTGGCCGGGGGCAGCACATTGTTCCTGGGCCCCCCGCTCTGTGAGGCCTGTGGCCCCACGGGCAGAGAGGTGCAGCTGGGAAGCTCCCAGGGCCTGTACAGCCTTCACCCGGACCATTTGCCCAGGACAGATGGGGTGAAATACGAGGGCCTTCCCTGCTGCTTCTATGAAGAGAAGCAGGTGGCCCGTGGCAGCGGCGGGGGCCGCACCTGCTGCGTGGAGGACTGCTCGGTCAGTGTGCAGTACACGCTCGCCCAGGAGCCCCCGCCCGGCTgccccccaggagcctgggacctgAGCCAGCGCATCCCCATCATTCCGGAGGATGTGGACTCTAACTTAGGCCTGCCCTCGGACTGCCAAGGGACCCATGGCCTCGGCCCCTGGGGTGGGACACTGGGCCCGGATGCCCTGCGACCCCACTACATCTTAGGAGCCACCCAGGAAGACGAGCCGATTCTGTGCCACCAGGCCAGGGCTCCGCTCTCGCCCAGCTGCCCTCCGGAGTGTGCAGAGGCCCCCGGGGCCACCTTCCCTGGTGCCCCCCAGGACACTCAGGAGTCCAGCGCCACCGCCCCTGAGGCTGCAG